From the Hordeum vulgare subsp. vulgare unplaced genomic scaffold, MorexV3_pseudomolecules_assembly, whole genome shotgun sequence genome, one window contains:
- the LOC123423413 gene encoding DNA-directed RNA polymerase subunit beta'' — MAERANLVFHNKEIDGTGMKRLISRLIDHFGMGYTSHILDQLKTLGFYQATTTSISLGIEDLLTIPSKGWLVQDAEQQSFLLEKHYYYGAVHAVEKLRQSVEIWYATSEYLKQEMNSNFRITDPSNPVYLMSFSGARGNASQVHQLVGMRGLMSDPQGQMIDLPIQSNLREGLSLTEYIISCYGARKGVVDTAVRTADAGYLTRRLVEVVQHIIVRRRDCGTIRGISVSPQNGMTEKLFVQTLIGRVLADDIYIGSRCIAARNQDIGIGLVNRFITAFRAQPFRAQPIYIRTPFTCRSTSWICQLCYGRSPTHSDLVELGEAVGIIAGQSIGEPGTQLTLRTFHTGGVFTGGTADLVRSPSNGKIQFNENLVHPTRTRHGQPAFLCYIDLHVTIQSQDILYSVNIPSKSLILVQNDQYVKSEQVIAEIRAGTSTLHFKERVQKHIYSESDGEMHWSTDVYHAPEYQYGNLRRLPKTSHLWILSVSMCRSSIASFSLHKDQDQMNTYGKKDREILDYSTSDRIMSNGHWNLIYPSIFQDNSDLLAKKRRNRFVIPLQYHQEQEKELISCFGISIEIPFMGVLRRNTIFAYFDDPRYRKDKKGSGIVKFRYRTLEEEYRTRAEDSEEEYETLEHEYRTREDEYETLEESKYGILEDEYEYETLENEYGSPENKYGNPENEYRTLEKDSEEEYGNPESKYRTQEDEYGTLEEDSEDEYGSPGESGEEKYGTLEEDSEEDSEDEYESPEEDSILKKEGLIEHRGTKEFSLKYQKEVDRFFFILQELHILPRSSSLKILDNSIIGVDTQLTKNTRSGLGGLVRVKRKKSHTELKIFSGDIHFPEEADKILGGCLIPPERQKKDSKESKKKKNWVYVQRKKILKSKEKYFVSVRPTVAYEMDEGRNLATLFPQDLLQEENNLQIRLVNFIYHENSKLTQRIYHTNSQFVRTCLVVNWEQEEKEKAGASLVEVRANDLIRDFLRIELVKSTISYTRKRYDRTSGGPTPHNRLDRANSNSFYSKAKIESLSQHQEAIGTLLNRNKEYQSLMILSASNCSRIGLFKNSKHPNAIKEWNPRIPILEIFGPLGAIVASISHFSSSYYLLTHNKILLKKYLFVDNLKQTFQVLQELKYSLIDENKRISNFDSNIMLDPFLLNCHFVHHDSWEETLAIIHLGQFICENVCLFKSHIKKSGQIFSVNMDSFVIRAAKPYLATTGATVNGHYGEILYKGDRLVTFIYEKSRSSDITQGLPKVEQIFEARSIDSLSPNLERRIEDWNERIPRILGVPWGFLIGAELTIAQSRISLVNKIQKVYRSQGVQIHNRHIEIIIRQVTSKVRVSEDGMSNVFSPGELIGLLRAERAGRALDESIYYRAILLGITRASLNTQSFISEASFQETARVLAKAALRGRIDWLKGLKENVVLGGIIPVGTGFQKFVHRSPQDKNLYFEIKKKNLFASEMRDFLFLHTELVSSDSDVTNNFYET; from the coding sequence TTAGCAGattaatagatcattttggaatGGGATATACATCCCATATACTGGATCAACTAAAGACTCTGGGCTTCTATCAAGCCACTACTACATCGATTTCGTTAGGAATCGAGGATCTTTTAACAATACCCTCTAAGGGATGGTTAGTCCAAGACGCGGAACAACAGAGTTTTCTTTTGGAGAAACACTATTATTATGGGGCTGTACACGCGGTAGAAAAATTACGCCAATCTGTTGAGATATGGTATGCGACAAGTGAATATTTGAAACAAGAAATGAATTCAAATTTTCGGATAACGGATCCTTCTAATCCAGTCTATCTAATGTCTTTTTCAGGAGCCAGAGGAAATGCATCTCAAGTACACCAATTAGTAGGTATGAGAGGATTAATGTCGGACCCTCAAGGACAAATGATTGATTTACCTATTCAAAGCAATTTACGCGAGGGACTTTCTTTGACAGAATATATAATTTCCTGCTATGGAGCCCGCAAAGGGGTTGTAGATACTGCTGTACGAACAGCAGATGCTGGATATCTTACACGTAGACTTGTTGAAGTAGTTCAACATATTATTGTGCGTAGAAGAGATTGTGGTACTATCCGAGGTATTTCTGTAAGTCCTCAAAATGGGATGACGGAAAAACTTTTTGTCCAAACACTAATTGGTCGTGTATTAGCAGACGATATATATATCGGTTCACGATGCATTGCCGCGCGAAATCAAGATATTGGAATTGGATTAGTCAATCGATTCATAACTGCCTTTCGAGCACAACCATTTCGAGCACAACCAATATATATTAGAACCCCCTTTACTTGCCGAAGCACTTCTTGGATCTGTCAATTATGCTATGGCCGGAGTCCTACTCATAGTGATCTGGTGGAATTGGGAGAAGCCGTAGGTATTATTGCGGGTCAATCAATTGGGGAGCCAGGGACTCAACTAACATTAAGAACTTTTCATACTGGCGGAGTATTCACAGGGGGTACTGCCGACCTTGTACGATCCCCTTCGAATGGAAAAATCCAATTCAATGAGAATTTGGTTCACCCCACACGTACCCGTCATGGACAGCCTGCTTTTCTATGTTATATAGACTTGCATGTAACTATTCAGAGTCAAGATATTCTATATAGTGTGAATATTCCCTCAAAAAGCTTGATTCTAGTGCAAAATGATCAATATGTAAAATCTGAACAAGTAATTGCGGAGATTCGTGCCGGAACGTCCACTTTACATTTTAAAGAAAGGGTACAAAAGCATATTTATTCTGAATCAGACGGCGAAATGCACTGGAGTACTGATGTTTACCATGCGCCCGAATATCAATATGGTAATCTTCGTCGATTACCAAAAACAAGCCATTTATGGATATTATCCGTAAGTATGTGCAGATCCAGTATAGCGTCTTTTTCACTCCACAAGGATCAAGATCAAATGAATACTTATGGTAAAAAAGATAGGGAAATTCTTGATTATTCAACGTCGGATCGAATCATGTCCAATGGCCATTGGAATTTGATCTATCCTTCTATTTTTCAAGATAATTCAGATTTGTTGGCGAAAAAGCGAAGAAATAGGTTCGTCATTCCATTACAATATCATCAAGAACAAGAGAAAGAACTAATATCCTGTTTTGGGATTTCGATTGAAATCCCCTTTATGGGTGTTTTACGTAGAAATACTATTTTTGCTTATTTTGACGATCCCCGATACAGAAAAGATAAAAAGGGTTCAGGAATTGTTAAATTTAGATATAGGACCCTAGAAGAAGAATATAGGACTCGAGCGGAAGACTCAGAAGAGGAATATGAGACCCTAGAACACGAATACAGGACCCGAGAGGACGAATATGAAACCCTAGAAGAATCTAAATATGGAATCCTAGAAGACGAATACGAATATGAAACCCTAGAAAACGAATATGGGAGCCCAGAAAACAAATATGGGAACCCAGAGAACGAATATAGGACTTTAGAGAAAGACTCAGAAGAGGAATATGGGAACCCAGAGAGCAAATATAGGACCCAAGAGGACGAATATGGAACtttagaagaagactcagaagacGAATATGGCAGCCCCGGGGAAAGCGGCGAGGAAAAATATGGTACTTTAGAGGAAGActcagaagaagactcagaggacGAATACGAGAGCCCAGAGGAAGATTCCATCTTAAAAAAAGAGGGTTTGATTGAGCATCGAGGAACAAAAGAATTTagtctaaaataccaaaaagaagtaGATCGGTTTTTTTTCATTCTTCAAGAACTTCATATCTTGCCGAGATCTTCATCCCTAAAGATACTTGACAATAGTATTATTGGAGTGGATACACAACTCACAAAAAATACAAGAAGTGGACTAGGCGGACTGGTCCGAGTGAAGAGAAAAAAAAGCCATACGGAACTCAAAATATTTTCCGGAGATATTCATTTTCCTGAAGAGGCAGATAAGATATTAGGTGGGTGTTTGATACCGCCAGAAAGACAAAAAAAAGATTCTAAGgaatcaaaaaaaaagaaaaattgggTCTATGTTCAACGGAAAAAAATTCTCAAGAGCAAGGAAAAGTATTTTGTTTCCGTTCGCCCTACAGTGGCATATGAAATGGACGAAGGAAGAAATTTAGCAACACTTTTCCCGCAGGATCTCTTGCAAGAAGAAAATAATCTCCAAATTCGACTTGTCAATTTTATTTATCATGAAAATAGCAAGTTAACTCAAAGAATTTATCACACAAATAGTCAATTTGTTAGAACTTGCTTAGTAGTGAATTgggaacaagaagaaaaagaaaaggctgGTGCTTCCCTTGTTGAGGTAAGAGCAAATGATCTTATTCGCGATTTCCTAAGAATTGAGTTAGTCAAGTCCACTATTTCGTATACACGAAAAAGGTATGATAGGACAAGTGGAGGACCGACTCCCCATAATAGGTTAGATCGCGCCAATAGCAATTCTTTTTATTCCAAGGCGAAGATTGAATCACTTAGCCAACATCAAGAAGCTATTGGCACTTTGTTGAATCGAAATAAAGAATACCAATCTTTGATGATTTTGTCGGCATCCAACTGTTCTCGAATTGGTTTATTCAAGAATTCAAAACATCCCAATGCGATAAAAGAATGGAATCCTAGAATTCCTATTCTAGAAATTTTTGGGCCCTTAGGGGCTATTGTAGCTAGTATATCGCATTTTTCTTCATCTTACTATTTACTAACGCATAATAAAATCCTGCTAAAAAAATATTTGTTCGTTGACAATTTGAAACAAACCTTCCAAGTACTTCAAGAACTTAAATACTctttaatagatgaaaataaaagGATTTCCAATTTCGATAGTAACATAATGTTGGATCCATTCCTTTTGAATTGTCACTTTGTCCATCATGATTCTTGGGAAGAGACATTGGCAATAATTCACCTTGGACAATTTATTTGTGAAAATGTATGTCTATTTAAATCGCACATAAAAAAATCTGGTCAAATTTTCAGTGTAAATATGGATTCCTTTGTTATAAGAGCAGCTAAACCTTATTTGGCCACTACAGGAGCAACTGTTAATGGTCATTATGGAGAAATCCTTTACAAGGGAGATAGGTTAGTTacgtttatatatgaaaaatcgaGATCTAGTGACATAACGCAAGGTCTTCCAAAAGTGGAACAAATCTTTGAAGCGCGTTCAATTGATTCATTATCCCCCAATCTCGAAAGGAGAATTGAGGATTGGAATGAGCGTATACCAAGAATTCTTGGGGTCCCTTGGGGATTCTTGATTGGAGCTGAGCTAACCATAGCCCAAAGTCGTATTTCTTTGGTTAATAAAatccaaaaggtttatcgatcccaAGGGGTACAGATCCATAATAGACATATAGAGATTATTATACGCCAAGTAACATCAAAAGTGCGGGTTTCCGAAGATGGAATGTCTAATGTTTTTTCGCCTGGGGAATTAATCGGACTATTGCGAGCGGAACGAGCAGGGCGAGCTTTGGATGAATCGATCTATTATCGGGCAATCTTATTGGGAATAACAAGGGCTTCCCTGAATACCCAAAGTTTCATATCTGAAGCAAGTTTTCAAGAAACTGCTCGAGTTTTAGCAAAAGCTGCCCTACGAGGTCGCATTGATTGGTTGAAAGGCTTGAAAGAAAACGTAGTTCTGGGGGGGATTATACCTGTTGGTACCGGATTCCAAAAATTTGTGCATCGTTCCCCACAAGACAAGAACCTTTATttcgaaataaaaaaaaaaaatctattcGCGTCGGAAATGAGAGATTTTTTGTTTCTCCATACAGAATTAGTTTCTTCAGATTCTGACGTAACAAACAATTTTTATGAGACATAA
- the LOC123423420 gene encoding ATP synthase subunit a, chloroplastic has protein sequence MCFLGILNIKLIVQVAELRKRWLNQKNSFFEVQFLSEDNMNIIPCSIKTLKGLYDISGVEVGQHFYWQIGGFQIHAQVLITSWVVITILLGSVVIAVRNPQTIPTDGQNFFEYVLEFIRDLSKTQIGEEYGPWVPFIGTMFLFIFVSNWSGALLPWKIIELPHGELAAPTNDINTTVALALLTSAAYFYAGLSKKGLSYFEKYIKPTPILLPINILEDFTKPLSLSFRLFGNILADELVVVVLVSLVPLVIPIPVMFLGLFTSGIQALIFATLAAAYIGESMEGHH, from the coding sequence ATGTGCTTTCTTGGTATCCTAAATATCAAATTAATAGTTCAAGTTGCTGAGTTGAGAAAGAGATGGTTGAATCAAAAGAATTCCTTTTTTGAAGTTCAATTTTTATCAGAGGACAATATGAAtattataccttgttccattaaaacaCTCAAGGGGTTATACGATATATCGGGTGTAGAAGTAGGCCAACACTTCTATTGGCAAATAGGAGGTTTTCAAATTCATGCCCAGGTACTCATCACTTCTTGGGTCGTAATTACTATCTTGCTAGGTTCAGTTGTCATAGCTGTTCGGAATCCACAAACCATCCCGACCGACGGGcagaatttttttgaatatgtCCTTGAGTTTATTCGAGACTTGAGCAAAACTCAGATTGGAGAAGAATATGGTCCCTGGGTTCCCTTTATTGGAACtatgttcctttttatttttgtttcaaatTGGTCGGGTGCTCTTTTACCTTGGAAAATTATAGAGTTACCCCATGGGGAATTAGCAGCGCCCACGAATGATATAAATACTACTGTTGCTTTAGCTTTACTCACGTCAGCGGCATATTTTTATGCTGGTCTTAGCAAAAAAGGATTGAGCTATTTCGAGAAATATATTAAACCAACCCCAATCCTTTTACCAATTAACATCCTAGAAGATTTCACAAAACCATTATCGCTTAGCTTTCGACTTTTCGGGAATATATTGGCGGATGAAttagtcgttgttgttcttgtttctttAGTCCCCTTAGTAATCCCTATACCGGTCATGTTTCTTGGATTATTTACAAGCGGTATTCAAGCTCTTATTTTTGCAACATTAGCCGCAGCCTATATAGGTGAATCCATGGAGGGTCATCATTGA
- the LOC123423416 gene encoding ATP synthase subunit alpha, chloroplastic, which translates to MATLRVDEIHKILRERIEQYNRKVGIENIGRVVQVGDGIARIIGLGEIMSGELVQFAEGTRGIALNLESKNVGIVLMGDGLMIQEGSFVKATGRIAQIPVSEAYLGRVVNALAKPIDGKGEIIASESRLIESPAPSIISRRSVYEPLQTGLIAIDSMIPIGRGQRELIIGDRQTGKTAVATDTILNQKGQGVICVYVAIGQRASSVAQVVTTFHEEGAMEYTIVVAEMADSPATLQYLAPYTGAALAEYFMYRERHTLIIYDDLSKQAQAYRQMSLLLRRPPGREAYPGDVFYLHSRLLERAAKLNSLLGEGSMTALPIVETQSGDVSAYIPTNVISITDGQIFLSADLFNAGIRPAINVGISVSRVGSAAQIKAMKQVAGKSKLELAQFAELQAFAQFASALDKTSQNQLARGRRLRELLKQSQANPLPVEEQIATIYTGTRGYLDSLEIEQVNKFLDELRKHLKDTKPQFQEIISSSKTFTEQAEILLKEAIQEQLERFSLQ; encoded by the coding sequence ATGGCAACCCTTCGAGTCGACGAAATTCATAAAATTCTCCGCGAACGTATTGAACAATATAATAGGAAAGTAGGGATTGAGAATATAGGTCGCGTAGTTCAAGTGGGGGATGGGATTGCTCGTATTATAGGTCTTGGTGAAATAATGTCGGGTGAATTAGTCCAATTTGCAGAAGGTACTAGGGGTATTGCTCTGAATTTGGAATCCAAAAATGTTGGGATTGTATTAATGGGCGATGGGTTGATGATACAAGAGGGCAGTTTTGTAAAAGCAACAGGAAGAATTGCTCAGATACCCGTGAGTGAGGCTTACTTGGGTCGTGTTGTAAATGCTCTGGCTAAACCTATTGATGGGAAAGGCGAAATTATAGCTTCCGAATCTCGCTTAATTGAATCTCCTGCTCCAAGTATAATTTCCAGGCGTTCCGTATACGAACCTCTTCAAACAGGGCTTATTGCTATCGATTCGATGATTCCTATAGGGCGCGGTCAGCGAGAGTTAATTATTGGGGACAGACAGACTGGCAAAACAGCAGTAGCTACAGATACAATTCTCAATCAAAAAGGGCaaggtgtaatatgtgtttatgtAGCTATCGGTCAAAGAGCATCCTCCGTAGCTCAAGTAGTAACTACTTTCCATGAGGAGGGGGCCATGGAATACACTATTGTAGTAGCTGAAATGGCGGATTCACCTGCTACATTACAATACCTCGCTCCTTATACGGGAGCAGCCCTGGCTGAGTATTTTATGTACCGCGAACGGCATACTTTAATAATTTATGATGATCTCTCCAAACAGGCACAAGCTTATCGCCAAATGTCCCTTCTATTAAGAAGACCTCCCGGCCGTGAGGCTTATCCAGGGGATGTTTTTTATTTGCATTCACGCCTTTTAGAAAGAGCCGCTAAATTAAATTCTCTTTTAGGCGAAGGAAGTATGACCGCTTTACCAATAGTTGAGACTCAATCTGGAGACGTTTCCGCCTATATTCCTACTAATGTAATCTCCATTACAGATGGACAAATATTCTTATCGGCGGATCTATTCAATGCCGGAATTCGACCCGCTATTAATGTGGGTATTTCTGTTTCCAGAGTAGGATCCGCGGCTCAAATTAAAGCCATGAAACAAGTAGCTGGCAAATCAAAATTGGAACTAGCTCAATTCGCAGAGTTACAAGCCTTTGCACAATTCGCCTCTGCTCTCGATAAAACAAGTCAGAATCAATTGGCAAGGGGTCGACGATTAAGGGAATTGCTTAAACAATCCCAGGCAAATCCTCTCCCAGTGGAAGAGCAGATAGCTACTATTTATACCGGAACAAGAGGATATCTTGATTCGTTAGAAATCGAACAGGTAAATAAATTTCTGGATGAGTTACGTAAACACCTAAAAGATACTAAACCTCAATTCCAAGAAATTATATCTTCTAGCAAGACATTCACCGAGCAAGCGGAAATCCTTTTGAAGGAAGCTATTCAGGAACAGCTGGAACGGTTTTCCCTTCAGTAA
- the LOC123423415 gene encoding photosystem I P700 chlorophyll a apoprotein A2 → MELRFPRFSQGLAQDPTTRRIWFGIATAHDFESHDDITEERLYQNIFASHFGQLAIIFLWTSGNLFHVAWQGNFESWIQDPLHVRPIAHAIWDPHFGQPAVEAFTRGGAAGPVNIAYSGVYQWWYTIGLRTNEDLYTGALFLLFLSTLSLIASWLHLQPKWKPSLSWFKNAESRLNHHLSGLFGVSSLAWTGHLVHVAIPASRGEYVRWNNFLDVLPYPQGLGPLLTGQWNLYAQNPDSSNHLFGTAQGAGTAILTLLGGFHPQTQSLWLTDMAHHHLAIAFIFLIAGHMYRTNFGIGHSIKDLLEAHTPPGGRLGRGHKGLYDTINNSIHFQLGLALASLGVITSLVAQHMYSLPPYAFIAQDFTTQAALYTHHQYIAGFIMTGAFAHGAIFFIRDYNPEQNEDNVLARMLDHKEAIISHLSWASLFLGFHTLGLYVHNDVMLAFGTPEKQILIEPIFAQWIQSAHGKTTYGFDILLSSTNGPAFNAGRSLWLPGWLNAVNENSNSLFLTIGPGDFLVHHAIALGLHTTTLILVKGALDARGSKLMPDKKDFGYSFPCDGPGRGGTCDISAWDAFYLAVFWMLNTIGWVTFYWHWKHITLWQGNVSQFNESSTYLMGWLRDYLWLNSSQLINGYNPFGMNSLSVWAWMFLFGHLVWATGFMFLISWRGYWQELIETLAWAHERTPLANLIRWRDKPVALSIVQARLVGLAHFSVGYIFTYAAFLIASTSGKFG, encoded by the coding sequence ATGGAATTAAGATTTCCCAGGTTTAGCCAAGGCTTAGCTCAGGACCCCACTACTCGTCGTATTTGGTTTGGTATTGCTACCGCACATGATTtcgaaagtcatgatgatattacTGAAGAACGTCTTTATCAGAACATTTTTGCTTCTCACTTTGGGCAATTAGCAATAATCTTTCTATGGACGTCCGGAAATCTGTTTCATGTAGCTTGGCAAGGAAATTTTGAATCATGGATACAGGATCCTTTACACGTAAGACCTATTGCTCATGCGATTTGGGATCCTCATTTTGGTCAACCCGCTGTGGAAGCCTTTACTCGAGGAGGTGCTGCTGGTCCAGTGAATATTGCTTATTCTGGGGTTTATCAGTGGTGGTATACAATAGGATTACGCACCAATGAAGATCTTTATACTGGAgctctttttctattatttctttctacGCTGTCCTTAATAGCGAGTTGGTTACATCTACAACCCAAATGGAAACCAAGCCTTTCGTGGTTCAAAAACGCGGAATCTCGTCTCAATCATCATTTGTCAGGACTTTTCGGGGTAAGTTCTTTGGCTTGGACAGGACATTTAGTTCATGTTGCTATTCCCGCATCCAGGGGGGAGTACGTTCGATGGAATAATTTCTTAGATGTATTACCCTATCCCCAGGGGTTGGGACCCCTTTTGACGGGTCAGTGGAATCTTTATGCCCAAAACCCTGATTCGAGTAATCATTTATTTGGTACCGCTCAAGGAGCGGGAACTGCCATTCTAACTCTTCTTGGGGGATTCCATCCACAAACACAAAGTTTGTGGCTGACTGATATGGCTCACCATCATTTAGCTATTGCATTTATTTTTCTCATTGCCGGTCACATGTATCGAACTAACTTCGGAATTGGGCACAGTATTAAAGATCTTTTAGAAGCGCATACTCCTCCGGGGGGTCGATTAGGGCGTGGGCATAAGGGCCTTTATGACACAATCAACAATTCGATTCATTTTCAGTTAGGTCTTGCTCTAGCTTCTTTAGGGGTTATTACTTCCTTAGTAGCTCAACATATGTACTCTTTACCTCCTTATGCATTCATAGCACAAGACTTTACTACTCAAGCTGCTTTATATACTCATCACCAATATATTGCGGGGTTCATCATGACAGGGGCTTTTGCTCATGGAGCTATTTTTTTCATTAGGGATTACAATCCGGAACAGAATGAGGATAATGTATTGGCAAGAATGTTAGACCATAAAGAAGCTATCATATCTCATTTAAGTTGGGCTAGCCTCTTTCTAGGATTCCATACCTTGGGCCTTTATGTTCATAACGACGTCATGCTTGCTTTTGGTACTCCAGAAAAGCAAATCTTGATCGAACCTATATTTGCCCAATGGATACAATCTGCTCATGGCAAGACGACATATGGGTTCGATATactcttatcttcaacgaatggccCCGCTTTCAATGCGGGTCGAAGCCTATGGTTGCCCGGATGGTTGAATGCTGTTAATGAGAATAGTAATTCGCTTTTCTTAACAATAGGACCTGGGGATTTCTTGGTTCATCATGCTATTGCTCTAGGTTTGCATACAACTACATTGATTTTAGTAAAGGGCGCTTTAGACGCACGCGGTTCCAAATTAATGCCGGATAAAAAGGATTTTGGGTATAGTTTTCCTTGTGACGGCCCAGGGCGCGGCGGTACTTGTGATATTTCTGCTTGGGACGCATTTTATTTGGCAGTTTTCTGGATGTTAAATACCATTGGGTGGGTTACTTTTTATTGGCATTGGAAACATATCACATTATGGCAGGGCAACGTTTcacaatttaatgaatcctccacTTATTTGATGGGATGGTTAAGAGATTACCTATGGTTAAACTCTTCACAACTTATCAATGGATATAATCCTTTTGGGATGAATAGTTTATCGGTATGGGCTTGGATGTTCTTATTTGGACATCTTGTTTGGGCTACTGGATTTATGTTCTTAATTTCTTGGCGGGGGTATTGGCAGGAATTAATTGAGACTTTAGCATGGGCTCATGAACGCACACCTTTAGCTAATTTAATTCGCTGGAGAGATAAGCCTGTGGCTCTTTCCATTGTGCAAGCAAGATTGGTTGGATTAGCTCACTTTTCCGTGGGTTATATATTCACTTATGCAGCTTTCTTGATTGCCTCAACATCAGGCAAGTTTGGTTAA